A section of the Desulfuromonas acetoxidans DSM 684 genome encodes:
- a CDS encoding regulatory protein GemA, translated as MRTKQEIRPITKQQVKMIHTLKEALGLNESIYRGTLYDAFGVTSSKELNETQACGVIDCFKKEAIKAGIWEQEHDYSSFGNRPDHATPKQLKYICCLWNQVSRVQPDRRDAALRKFLMRQAGVADLRFLKRSSATKVISALKAMKTQAGSVH; from the coding sequence ATGAGAACAAAACAGGAGATCAGGCCCATCACGAAACAGCAGGTCAAGATGATCCATACACTTAAAGAGGCTCTTGGACTCAATGAGTCGATCTACCGTGGCACCTTATATGACGCCTTTGGTGTAACCAGCAGCAAAGAGCTAAATGAAACTCAAGCCTGTGGCGTTATTGATTGTTTTAAGAAGGAAGCTATCAAGGCTGGAATCTGGGAACAAGAACATGACTACTCCAGCTTTGGCAACCGCCCGGACCATGCAACACCGAAGCAGCTCAAGTACATCTGCTGCTTGTGGAATCAGGTCTCACGAGTCCAACCGGATCGCCGCGATGCTGCTCTGAGAAAGTTTCTCATGCGTCAGGCCGGAGTCGCGGATCTACGCTTTCTTAAGCGTTCATCTGCCACCAAAGTAATCTCGGCGCTCAAGGCCATGAAGACACAAGCCGGGAGTGTGCATTGA